A genomic stretch from uncultured Desulfovibrio sp. includes:
- the rpsG gene encoding 30S ribosomal protein S7: MPRKGPVPKREVLPDPLYNSRLVTKFVNRLMYDGKKGAAEKIFYSSLDNLAEKTGEDPMRAFEKALENVKPHLEVKARRVGGATYQVPMEVRPERQVSLSIRWLINYARSRGEKGMTSKLSAELLDAYNGRGGAVKKREDTHRMAEANKAFAHYRW; this comes from the coding sequence ATGCCCCGTAAAGGTCCTGTCCCCAAGAGGGAAGTTCTGCCTGATCCGCTGTACAACAGCCGCCTGGTGACCAAGTTTGTCAACCGTCTCATGTATGACGGCAAGAAGGGCGCTGCCGAAAAGATTTTCTACAGCTCGCTGGACAACCTGGCCGAAAAGACCGGTGAAGATCCCATGCGCGCCTTTGAAAAGGCGCTGGAAAACGTCAAGCCCCACCTGGAAGTCAAGGCCCGCCGCGTGGGCGGCGCCACCTATCAGGTGCCCATGGAAGTGCGCCCCGAGCGTCAGGTTTCCCTGTCCATTCGCTGGCTCATCAACTATGCCCGCTCGCGCGGTGAGAAGGGCATGACCTCCAAGCTTTCCGCCGAACTGCTGGATGCCTACAACGGCCGCGGCGGCGCGGTGAAGAAGCGCGAAGACACGCACCGCATGGCCGAAGCCAACAAGGCTTTTGCCCATTACCGCTGGTAA
- the rpsL gene encoding 30S ribosomal protein S12, with amino-acid sequence MPTINQLIRIERTPEVKRKKTPALQACPQRRGVCTRVYTTTPKKPNSALRKVARVRLTNGIEVTAYIPGEGHNLQEHSVVLIRGGRVKDLPGVRYHIVRGTLDTSGVSDRRKSRSKYGAKRPK; translated from the coding sequence ATGCCTACTATCAACCAGCTCATCCGCATCGAGCGGACGCCGGAAGTGAAGCGCAAGAAGACCCCGGCCCTGCAGGCCTGCCCGCAGCGCCGCGGCGTGTGCACCCGTGTGTACACCACCACCCCGAAGAAGCCCAACTCCGCTCTTCGTAAGGTTGCTCGTGTGCGCCTGACCAACGGTATCGAAGTGACGGCCTACATCCCCGGTGAAGGCCACAACCTGCAGGAACACTCCGTGGTGCTCATCCGCGGCGGCCGTGTAAAGGACCTGCCCGGCGTGCGTTACCACATCGTGCGCGGTACCCTCGATACCTCCGGTGTGTCCGATCGTCGCAAGAGCCGTTCCAAGTACGGCGCCAAGCGTCCCAAGTAG
- a CDS encoding autotransporter outer membrane beta-barrel domain-containing protein, giving the protein MLSCAAQAQDLLGTGHVTLTSGNYDVVYGEYHFEMGRGVIQGATVDMEGGTVQTLFGAQMATPLQSGHVLGNVVRISGGSVSGDVFGGSAASMEGEAYATGNVVLVSGTAQVANITGGSANDSGDYALASGNLVQVDGGTVTGLVSGGHASALQNADAEQNVVAINGGSLSGTVIAGWSYATNVSAVSRRNLVVVQGGTITGPLVGGWASISSGGKGQAEALGNSVVLGGGSVTGTVMGGVYSGTSGSAMHNGVTLLAGADVAQATLYGGAGTTANADTSGLAFTPVPNAGSGNMLNVLGWQGSVQNVAGFERLNMILPLGARSGDTIMTITGTNSTLADTTFTFYGGLGGSDLQAGDRFVLLQGPGVTDVTLADNGQVRQAHHGFGVIFDGTISKTSGGDALELTVADTGLRLNPQTRALTLQRVAELGLLQAGQDLVAGMALRQAEAAARRAEGRWAAFAAVQGGAARYDAGEDTGWQGTQLVAGLARSWTGEAGLLTAGLFAEFLQAGTFTAHGALHSDFEGDGSAWASGGGVMARWRSRAEGAAGLNASASLRAGQLRSTWESSRDIGMLGVADYDACAAYWGGHAELGFEAAPMEDVLLGVYARYAYAHLDDADVTLLNDRFALDALDSHRLRLGVRLDYALTDWVSPYADAAWEHEFAGTARATLRDYDWSLSSSSLRGDSAVLGLGLAFAPASCPLRVDVGLEAATGVRDSLVGHARLIYEF; this is encoded by the coding sequence ATGCTGTCCTGTGCGGCACAGGCACAGGATTTGCTCGGCACCGGGCATGTGACGCTGACCAGCGGCAACTATGATGTGGTCTACGGGGAATATCATTTTGAAATGGGCCGGGGCGTCATCCAGGGGGCCACAGTGGACATGGAGGGCGGCACGGTGCAGACCCTGTTCGGCGCGCAGATGGCAACCCCGCTCCAGAGCGGCCACGTGCTGGGCAATGTGGTGCGCATCAGCGGCGGCAGCGTGAGCGGCGATGTCTTTGGCGGCAGTGCCGCCAGCATGGAAGGGGAGGCCTACGCCACCGGCAATGTGGTGCTTGTGTCGGGCACGGCGCAGGTGGCGAACATTACGGGCGGCAGTGCCAATGACAGTGGCGACTATGCGCTGGCCTCCGGCAATCTGGTGCAGGTGGACGGTGGCACCGTTACAGGGCTGGTTTCTGGAGGGCATGCTTCTGCCCTGCAGAATGCCGATGCCGAACAGAATGTGGTGGCCATCAACGGGGGCAGCCTGAGCGGAACGGTTATCGCCGGCTGGAGCTACGCCACCAATGTGAGCGCCGTTTCCCGCAGGAACCTGGTGGTGGTGCAGGGCGGCACCATTACCGGCCCCCTGGTGGGGGGCTGGGCCAGTATCAGCAGCGGCGGGAAGGGGCAGGCCGAGGCGCTGGGCAATTCCGTGGTGCTGGGCGGCGGCTCCGTGACGGGGACGGTTATGGGCGGCGTGTACAGCGGTACGTCTGGCAGCGCCATGCACAATGGCGTGACCCTGCTGGCCGGGGCCGATGTGGCGCAGGCCACCCTGTACGGTGGCGCAGGAACAACGGCGAATGCGGACACTTCAGGGCTTGCCTTTACGCCTGTGCCCAATGCCGGCAGCGGCAATATGCTCAATGTGCTGGGCTGGCAGGGCAGCGTGCAAAATGTCGCCGGTTTCGAGCGCCTGAACATGATTCTGCCGCTGGGCGCCCGTTCCGGCGACACCATCATGACCATCACGGGGACCAATAGTACCCTGGCTGACACGACCTTCACCTTTTACGGAGGGCTGGGGGGCAGTGACCTCCAGGCCGGTGATCGTTTTGTGCTGTTGCAGGGTCCCGGGGTAACGGACGTGACCCTGGCGGACAATGGGCAGGTGCGCCAGGCGCACCATGGTTTCGGGGTGATCTTTGACGGAACGATAAGCAAGACATCTGGAGGCGATGCCTTGGAGCTCACGGTGGCGGACACCGGCCTCCGGCTCAATCCCCAGACACGTGCCCTGACCCTGCAGCGGGTGGCCGAGCTGGGCCTGTTACAGGCCGGGCAGGACCTGGTGGCCGGTATGGCCCTGCGTCAGGCCGAGGCTGCCGCGCGCCGGGCAGAGGGGCGGTGGGCCGCCTTTGCCGCCGTGCAGGGGGGCGCCGCCCGCTATGACGCGGGGGAAGACACGGGCTGGCAGGGCACGCAGCTTGTGGCCGGTCTGGCCCGCAGCTGGACGGGCGAGGCCGGTTTGCTGACGGCGGGTCTGTTTGCGGAATTTCTTCAGGCCGGGACCTTCACGGCCCACGGGGCGCTGCACTCGGACTTCGAGGGCGATGGCAGCGCCTGGGCTTCCGGGGGAGGCGTCATGGCACGCTGGCGCAGCCGGGCGGAAGGGGCCGCCGGCCTGAACGCCAGCGCCAGCCTGCGGGCCGGGCAGCTGCGTTCCACCTGGGAGAGCAGCCGGGATATCGGCATGCTGGGCGTGGCGGACTACGATGCCTGCGCGGCCTACTGGGGCGGCCATGCGGAGCTGGGCTTTGAGGCAGCGCCCATGGAAGATGTGCTGCTGGGGGTCTATGCCCGCTATGCCTATGCCCATCTGGACGACGCGGACGTGACCCTGCTCAATGACCGCTTTGCCCTTGATGCCCTGGACTCGCACCGCCTGCGCCTGGGCGTGCGGCTGGACTATGCCCTCACGGACTGGGTGAGTCCCTATGCCGATGCCGCCTGGGAGCACGAATTTGCCGGAACGGCCCGCGCCACCCTGCGAGACTATGACTGGAGCCTGTCTTCCTCATCTCTGCGGGGGGATTCGGCCGTGCTGGGGCTGGGGCTGGCCTTTGCGCCGGCATCCTGTCCGCTGCGGGTGGACGTGGGGCTGGAGGCGGCCACCGGCGTGCGGGACAGTCTTGTGGGGCATGCCCGCCTGATCTACGAATTCTGA
- a CDS encoding valine--tRNA ligase produces MADTLPKGYEPRDVEERWRAHWQENKTFTPDPDAPGDPYCIVIPPPNVTGALHIGHALNQTLIDVLCRHARQKGKNVLWIPGTDHAGIATQNVVERALAKEGKTRQDLGREAFIERVWQWREDYGHRILNQIRALGASVDWTRLRFTMDEGLSQAVRKVFVQLYNEGLIYKGDYIINWCSRCHTALADDEVEHEPHKGKLWKVRYRLEDGSGEIVIATTRPETIPGDTAICVHPDDERYQHLVGKTAVVPVLGRRIPIIADSYVDREFGTGALKVTPCHDHNDWALGKKHHLEFVQVIDENGIMKAEAGPYAGLTKDACREKIVADMEAAGDLLGVEELDHAVGHCYRCHTVVEPHVSTQWFVATTKMAPAARAAVPSLTRILPESWAKTYYHWLDNIRDWCISRQIWWGHRIPAWTCAHCGELIVAEQDPTACPRCGGTELAQEEDVLDTWFSSALWPFSTMGWPEKTKDLARWYPTSVLVTGFDIIFFWVARMMMMGQHFMGQVPFHDVYLHALVRDATGRKMSKSTGNVIDPLEMIDKYGCDALRFTLTAFAAMGRDIRLSEERIEGYRHFINKVWNAARFALMNLPETAPAPVDLAAVEGLHHQWILHRLELVKQDMDVALEEYRFNDAAQLGYKFLWNEFCDWYLELIKPDMQDAAQKPVAQYVLWTVLRELLLLLHPIIPFVTAEIWNALPVPAGEAATDIAREPYPASRPACVRPADAARMELIQGVIVAVRTIKAELNISPAHKVSLLLHPADAAQAALLEQSRAMMSTLARLESLTIGTDLAAPKASASSVVEGCQVIVPLKGAVDLNGELARLDKELTKLEKDVAGVQAKLHNESFVSRAPAEVVARERQRAETLLDNRAKLVALRERFRQALEEDADA; encoded by the coding sequence ATGGCTGACACCCTCCCCAAGGGCTATGAGCCCCGTGACGTGGAAGAGCGCTGGCGCGCCCACTGGCAGGAGAACAAGACCTTTACGCCCGACCCCGATGCGCCGGGTGATCCCTACTGCATTGTCATTCCGCCGCCCAATGTGACCGGCGCGCTGCACATCGGCCATGCCCTGAATCAGACCCTCATTGACGTGCTGTGCCGCCACGCCCGCCAGAAGGGCAAGAATGTGCTCTGGATTCCGGGCACGGACCATGCGGGCATTGCCACGCAGAACGTGGTGGAACGCGCCCTGGCCAAAGAGGGCAAGACCCGGCAGGACCTGGGGCGCGAGGCCTTCATCGAGCGCGTGTGGCAATGGCGCGAGGACTACGGGCACCGCATCCTCAACCAGATTCGCGCCCTCGGCGCCTCCGTGGACTGGACGCGCCTGCGCTTCACCATGGACGAGGGCCTGTCGCAGGCCGTGCGCAAGGTTTTTGTGCAGCTCTATAACGAGGGCCTCATCTACAAGGGCGACTACATCATCAACTGGTGCTCGCGCTGTCATACGGCCCTGGCCGATGACGAGGTGGAACACGAGCCGCACAAGGGCAAGCTGTGGAAGGTGCGCTATCGCCTGGAAGACGGCAGCGGCGAGATCGTCATCGCCACCACCCGCCCGGAAACCATCCCCGGCGATACCGCCATCTGCGTGCACCCCGACGACGAACGCTATCAGCACCTGGTGGGCAAGACGGCCGTTGTGCCTGTGCTGGGCCGCCGCATCCCCATCATTGCCGACAGCTACGTGGACCGCGAATTCGGCACCGGCGCCCTCAAGGTCACGCCCTGCCACGATCACAACGACTGGGCACTGGGCAAGAAGCACCATCTGGAATTTGTGCAGGTCATTGACGAAAATGGCATCATGAAGGCCGAGGCCGGCCCCTATGCCGGCCTGACCAAGGATGCCTGCCGCGAAAAGATCGTGGCCGACATGGAGGCCGCCGGCGACCTGCTGGGCGTGGAAGAGCTGGACCATGCCGTGGGCCACTGCTACCGCTGCCACACGGTGGTGGAGCCGCACGTGTCCACGCAGTGGTTCGTGGCCACCACCAAGATGGCCCCGGCCGCCCGCGCCGCCGTGCCGTCGCTGACCCGCATTCTGCCCGAATCCTGGGCCAAGACCTATTATCACTGGCTGGACAATATCCGCGACTGGTGCATCAGCCGGCAGATCTGGTGGGGACATCGCATCCCGGCCTGGACCTGCGCCCACTGCGGCGAGCTGATTGTGGCCGAGCAGGACCCCACGGCCTGCCCCCGCTGCGGCGGCACAGAGCTGGCGCAGGAAGAGGACGTGCTGGATACCTGGTTCTCCTCCGCGCTCTGGCCCTTCTCCACCATGGGCTGGCCGGAAAAGACCAAGGACCTGGCCCGCTGGTATCCCACCAGCGTGCTGGTCACCGGCTTTGACATCATCTTTTTCTGGGTGGCCCGCATGATGATGATGGGCCAGCACTTCATGGGGCAGGTGCCCTTCCATGATGTCTATCTGCACGCCCTGGTGCGCGATGCCACGGGCCGCAAGATGTCCAAGTCCACGGGCAATGTCATTGACCCGCTGGAAATGATCGACAAGTACGGCTGCGATGCCCTGCGCTTTACCCTGACGGCCTTTGCGGCCATGGGGCGCGACATCCGCCTGTCCGAAGAGCGCATCGAGGGCTACCGCCACTTCATCAACAAGGTATGGAATGCGGCCCGCTTTGCCCTCATGAATCTGCCGGAAACGGCGCCTGCCCCGGTGGACCTTGCCGCGGTGGAGGGGCTGCATCACCAGTGGATTCTGCACCGTCTGGAACTGGTCAAGCAGGATATGGACGTGGCGCTGGAGGAATACCGCTTCAATGATGCGGCGCAGCTGGGCTACAAGTTCCTGTGGAACGAATTCTGCGACTGGTATCTGGAACTCATCAAGCCCGACATGCAGGATGCGGCGCAGAAGCCCGTGGCCCAGTACGTGCTCTGGACCGTGCTGCGCGAACTGCTGCTCCTGCTGCATCCCATCATTCCCTTTGTGACGGCCGAAATCTGGAACGCCCTGCCTGTTCCCGCCGGGGAAGCAGCCACGGATATTGCGCGGGAACCCTATCCCGCGTCCCGGCCCGCCTGCGTGCGCCCCGCCGATGCAGCCCGCATGGAGCTTATCCAGGGCGTCATCGTGGCCGTGCGCACCATCAAGGCCGAGCTGAACATCAGCCCGGCCCACAAGGTGAGCCTGCTGCTGCATCCCGCCGATGCCGCCCAGGCTGCCCTGCTGGAGCAGAGCCGCGCCATGATGAGCACGCTGGCCCGCCTGGAAAGCCTGACCATCGGCACGGACCTTGCCGCGCCCAAGGCGTCGGCCTCGTCCGTGGTGGAAGGCTGCCAGGTTATCGTGCCCCTCAAGGGCGCCGTGGACCTCAATGGCGAGCTGGCCCGTCTGGACAAGGAGCTGACCAAGTTGGAAAAGGACGTGGCCGGCGTGCAGGCCAAGCTGCATAACGAAAGCTTTGTGAGCCGCGCCCCGGCCGAGGTGGTGGCCCGCGAGCGCCAGCGCGCCGAAACCCTGCTGGACAATCGGGCCAAGCTGGTGGCGCTGCGCGAGCGCTTCCGCCAGGCCCTGGAGGAGGATGCCGATGCCTAG
- a CDS encoding BPL-N domain-containing protein: protein MTPLLMAPGGNARLKAQALGREGREAIRTYIRQGGRYLGICGGVGLALSHRREQDGLHLCPWTRGSYPERQQHLISGHASVRVRACFGPQASPLPIPAGDPLRPPLGDAACALIPPYWRGCAHVPADDCRHCTASVAGQQLPGPPGAGALPSLPVWWPGRFAPQAKDSVSVLACYEAPDDDFWLADLPVRRIPDHVFEAWQALYGVNLSSDYLAGQPVIVAGTYGQGRYVLSYSHLETPDSPDANRWLAHLLRELAALAPQRELVPAWNLSGDAPAADLWPVHARPLLRRALTAVREVLDLGVEHHLFFRRAPWLWGWKSGLPGGTCNNLYAALHTLADIAPSPAALDLWQRCGQRLADLAGLFRDGAEGYLLSCRLADVLSPMAPDVVDPRGLDNQRQAIFGHPMRGGGLIEELLVMAEELIYLSQDAN, encoded by the coding sequence ATGACGCCCCTGCTCATGGCGCCCGGCGGCAATGCCCGGCTCAAGGCGCAGGCCCTGGGCAGGGAAGGACGCGAAGCCATCCGCACCTATATCCGCCAGGGGGGCCGCTATCTGGGCATCTGCGGCGGCGTGGGCCTGGCGCTGAGCCACAGGCGCGAACAGGACGGCCTGCACCTCTGCCCGTGGACACGGGGCAGCTACCCCGAGCGGCAGCAGCATCTCATTTCCGGCCATGCCAGCGTGCGGGTACGGGCCTGCTTCGGCCCACAGGCAAGTCCCCTGCCCATCCCGGCCGGCGATCCCCTGCGCCCCCCCCTGGGCGATGCGGCCTGCGCCCTGATCCCGCCCTACTGGCGCGGCTGCGCCCATGTCCCTGCCGACGACTGCCGGCACTGCACGGCCAGCGTGGCCGGGCAGCAGCTTCCCGGCCCTCCGGGGGCGGGAGCACTGCCCTCGCTGCCGGTCTGGTGGCCGGGGCGCTTTGCGCCGCAGGCAAAGGACAGCGTCAGCGTGCTGGCCTGCTACGAGGCTCCGGATGACGACTTCTGGCTGGCCGATCTGCCTGTGCGCCGCATTCCCGATCATGTGTTCGAGGCCTGGCAGGCCCTGTACGGGGTCAACCTCTCGTCGGATTATCTGGCCGGCCAGCCTGTCATCGTGGCGGGAACGTACGGCCAGGGGCGCTATGTGCTCAGCTATTCCCATCTGGAAACCCCGGACAGCCCGGATGCCAACCGCTGGCTGGCCCACCTGCTGCGCGAGCTGGCCGCCCTGGCGCCGCAGCGGGAACTGGTGCCCGCCTGGAACCTTTCCGGCGATGCCCCGGCGGCCGACCTCTGGCCCGTCCATGCCCGGCCCCTGCTGCGCCGCGCCCTCACGGCCGTGCGCGAGGTGCTGGACCTGGGCGTGGAACACCATCTCTTCTTCCGCCGCGCTCCCTGGCTCTGGGGCTGGAAGTCCGGCCTGCCCGGTGGCACCTGCAACAATCTGTACGCCGCCCTCCATACCCTGGCCGACATCGCCCCCTCTCCTGCCGCACTGGACCTCTGGCAGCGCTGCGGGCAGCGCCTGGCCGATCTGGCGGGCCTGTTTCGCGACGGGGCAGAAGGCTACCTGCTGTCCTGCCGGCTGGCCGATGTCCTGTCTCCCATGGCGCCCGATGTGGTGGACCCGCGCGGCCTGGACAATCAGCGCCAGGCCATTTTCGGCCATCCCATGCGGGGCGGCGGCCTCATTGAAGAGCTGCTGGTCATGGCCGAAGAACTTATCTACCTGTCACAGGACGCCAACTGA
- a CDS encoding ammonium transporter, with product MTPADTTFIIICAGLVMLMTPALALFYGGLVRSRNVLSTHMHSYASLGLITVLWALAGYTLAFGNDVGGLIGDLSYLFLNGVEGVAAPMAPQLPHTVFMAFQCMFAVLTVALISGAYAERIRFSGMLLFSALWLFFAYAPMAHWVWGGGWMAKMGAVDFAGGAVVHMASAAAALACAQALGPRLSTGPQSFTPHNLPMTLLGGGMLWFGWFGFNAGSALAAGPLAGHALLTTHLATACGILGWMLVEWKRTGKPTSLGAISGALAGLVAITPGAGFVGLLPAMIIGFVGGIVCYGGVLLKSRFGYDDALDVVGIHGVGGTWGALATGLFACAAINNVDGLFYGNPRQLWVQFVSVVGTWVFVYVVSRILLFIVDRTVGLRVTPDAEYTGLDLTEHNERGYSL from the coding sequence ATGACCCCTGCGGACACGACTTTCATCATCATCTGCGCCGGGCTGGTTATGCTCATGACGCCGGCGCTGGCCCTGTTTTACGGTGGTCTGGTGCGCTCTCGGAACGTGCTGTCCACACACATGCACAGTTATGCCAGCCTGGGGCTGATTACGGTGCTCTGGGCGCTGGCCGGGTATACGCTGGCCTTTGGCAATGATGTGGGGGGCCTCATTGGCGACCTGTCCTATCTCTTCCTCAATGGCGTGGAGGGCGTTGCCGCTCCCATGGCTCCCCAGCTGCCGCACACGGTGTTCATGGCCTTTCAGTGCATGTTTGCCGTGCTGACCGTGGCGCTCATTTCCGGCGCCTACGCCGAACGTATCCGTTTTTCGGGCATGCTGCTCTTTTCGGCCCTGTGGTTGTTCTTTGCCTATGCGCCCATGGCGCACTGGGTCTGGGGCGGCGGCTGGATGGCCAAGATGGGCGCCGTGGACTTTGCCGGCGGCGCGGTAGTGCACATGGCTTCGGCGGCTGCGGCTCTGGCCTGCGCCCAGGCGCTTGGTCCCCGGCTGTCCACTGGTCCTCAGTCCTTCACGCCGCATAATCTGCCCATGACCCTGCTGGGTGGCGGCATGCTGTGGTTCGGCTGGTTCGGCTTCAACGCGGGCAGCGCCCTTGCTGCCGGCCCCCTGGCCGGACATGCCCTGCTCACCACGCACCTGGCCACGGCCTGCGGCATCCTGGGCTGGATGCTGGTGGAATGGAAGCGTACCGGCAAGCCCACCAGCCTGGGCGCCATCTCCGGGGCGCTGGCCGGCCTGGTGGCCATCACCCCCGGTGCGGGCTTTGTGGGGCTGCTGCCTGCCATGATCATCGGTTTTGTTGGTGGTATCGTCTGTTACGGTGGTGTGCTGCTCAAGAGTCGCTTCGGCTATGATGATGCGCTGGACGTGGTGGGCATCCACGGCGTGGGTGGCACCTGGGGCGCCCTGGCTACGGGTCTCTTTGCCTGCGCGGCCATCAACAATGTGGACGGCCTGTTCTATGGCAATCCGCGCCAGCTTTGGGTACAGTTTGTCTCCGTTGTGGGAACGTGGGTCTTTGTTTATGTGGTCAGTCGCATTCTGCTCTTCATCGTTGACAGAACCGTCGGCCTGCGCGTAACGCCCGATGCGGAATACACCGGCCTGGATCTGACCGAACACAACGAACGGGGCTACTCGCTGTAA
- a CDS encoding P-II family nitrogen regulator — translation MKKLEIIIRPGMFEKVKNELSHLGIHGLNYSEIRGFGRQHGHTEVYRGTTVQVDCLPKVKIELVVHDEALEKVLNAVVGTARTGQVGDGKIFISDIEDAVRIRTGERGNEAL, via the coding sequence ATGAAGAAGCTGGAAATCATCATCAGGCCCGGCATGTTTGAAAAGGTCAAGAACGAACTTTCCCATCTGGGCATCCACGGCCTGAATTATTCGGAAATCAGGGGTTTTGGGCGACAGCACGGGCATACGGAAGTGTATCGGGGCACCACCGTGCAGGTGGACTGCCTGCCCAAGGTCAAGATTGAGCTGGTGGTCCATGACGAAGCCCTGGAAAAGGTGCTCAATGCCGTGGTGGGCACGGCCCGTACCGGCCAGGTGGGCGACGGCAAGATCTTCATCAGTGACATCGAGGATGCGGTCCGCATCCGTACCGGAGAACGTGGCAACGAAGCTCTGTAG